A genomic window from Hyalangium minutum includes:
- a CDS encoding serine hydrolase — protein MRFLHSKLLPRVLVTLGLLLSTAVAAQAKSKPVPLELPPGTQALPPEVTRVLEARIREQLEGRQLGGLSVGVVRGDEAWTAGFGFRNVERRLKATPRTTYRMASVSKSFTAITVMQLVEAGEVSLDDDIRKWVPDFPEKPWTVTVRQLLGHLGGISHYKDPAKDNRLTKRMSTAEALAIFKDWPLVVEPGTEYVYTSYGFNLLAALVENVSQQPFGTVLQQKVFGPAGMTHAALDDFRTRDGWQAVGYRVGPGGLAHSHKLDLSSRFGGGGARASVVDMLAFGRAVVASTLVKPETTRMMQVSMETRDGRLTDYGMGFATYPVRGHYVVAHAGGQPETSTFLLMLPAEHVVIALATNVEGQDDLLRDIYGSLLEVLLEGGARRRPVHSTATEDEVLHEALFRMYSYGRAFHTFQREGFGQPVEPGDLPSAFAEVSKLLSRENIAADPRAAQKQVKQSHHPNAGRLFIRVGMQMAERIAAAFGPEALNAYPAEGALGFFDQYLRACEKENCPEPLRFSPGLRADIARLVGPWRKANAPEFRTLLLRTTPDLNVALSALERAFQDAPVHPDYSEELIALAQAPKTAPDQAARLLDWAVKYHPGSIPTLLARADAFLVAGDAEAAELLYRRALERPAGPDVLSPEKLLARAKRHPQALDVLRLAVKLHPSAASLWQALAAREQEMGDPKEARAALERVKELTPSPPMLQSTPTP, from the coding sequence ATGCGGTTCCTTCACTCGAAGCTCCTCCCGCGTGTGCTCGTCACGCTGGGACTCCTGTTGTCCACGGCGGTGGCGGCACAGGCGAAGAGCAAGCCCGTACCCCTGGAGCTCCCACCGGGCACGCAAGCGCTCCCGCCCGAGGTGACGCGCGTCCTGGAGGCGCGGATCCGCGAACAACTGGAGGGCCGCCAGCTCGGCGGGCTCTCAGTAGGCGTGGTGCGGGGAGACGAGGCGTGGACGGCGGGCTTCGGCTTCCGGAACGTGGAGCGGCGGCTCAAGGCGACGCCGAGGACCACGTACCGGATGGCCTCGGTGTCCAAGTCCTTCACGGCGATCACGGTGATGCAGCTGGTGGAGGCGGGCGAGGTGTCGCTCGACGATGACATCCGCAAGTGGGTGCCGGACTTCCCGGAGAAACCGTGGACGGTGACGGTGCGGCAGTTGCTGGGGCACCTGGGCGGGATCAGCCACTATAAGGACCCGGCGAAGGACAACCGGCTGACCAAGCGGATGAGCACGGCGGAGGCGCTGGCGATCTTCAAGGACTGGCCGCTGGTGGTGGAGCCGGGCACCGAGTACGTCTACACCTCGTATGGATTCAACCTGCTCGCGGCGCTGGTGGAGAACGTGTCCCAGCAGCCGTTCGGGACGGTGCTGCAACAAAAGGTGTTCGGCCCTGCGGGGATGACGCACGCGGCGCTGGATGACTTCCGGACGCGGGATGGCTGGCAGGCGGTGGGCTATCGCGTGGGGCCTGGAGGGCTGGCGCACTCGCACAAGCTGGATCTGTCGTCGCGGTTCGGCGGAGGCGGGGCACGGGCTTCGGTGGTGGACATGCTGGCGTTCGGGCGGGCGGTGGTCGCAAGCACACTGGTGAAGCCCGAGACGACCCGGATGATGCAGGTGTCGATGGAGACGCGGGACGGGCGGCTGACGGACTACGGGATGGGGTTCGCGACGTACCCGGTGCGAGGCCACTACGTGGTGGCGCACGCGGGCGGACAGCCGGAGACGAGCACGTTCCTGCTGATGCTCCCGGCCGAGCACGTGGTGATCGCGCTGGCGACGAACGTCGAGGGCCAGGACGATCTGCTGCGGGACATCTACGGCTCGCTGCTCGAGGTGCTGCTGGAGGGCGGAGCTCGGCGGCGCCCGGTGCATTCGACGGCGACGGAGGACGAGGTGCTCCACGAGGCCCTGTTCCGGATGTACTCGTATGGTCGGGCCTTCCACACGTTCCAGCGAGAGGGCTTCGGCCAGCCGGTGGAGCCGGGAGATCTTCCGAGCGCCTTCGCCGAGGTATCGAAGCTGCTGTCGCGAGAGAACATCGCCGCGGACCCGAGGGCGGCGCAGAAGCAGGTGAAGCAGTCTCACCACCCGAACGCCGGGCGGCTGTTCATCCGGGTGGGCATGCAGATGGCGGAGCGGATCGCCGCCGCGTTCGGGCCCGAGGCGCTGAACGCCTATCCGGCGGAAGGAGCGCTGGGCTTCTTCGACCAGTACTTGAGGGCCTGTGAGAAGGAGAACTGCCCCGAGCCGCTGCGGTTCTCTCCGGGGCTGCGAGCGGACATCGCGAGGCTGGTGGGGCCGTGGCGAAAGGCGAACGCGCCGGAGTTCCGAACGCTGCTGCTGCGGACGACGCCGGATCTGAATGTGGCGCTGTCGGCGCTGGAGCGTGCGTTTCAGGACGCGCCGGTGCATCCGGACTACTCGGAGGAGCTGATTGCGCTGGCACAGGCGCCGAAGACGGCCCCGGACCAGGCGGCGCGGTTGCTGGACTGGGCGGTGAAGTACCACCCGGGCTCGATCCCGACACTGCTGGCGCGGGCGGATGCGTTCCTGGTGGCGGGAGACGCCGAGGCGGCGGAGCTGCTCTACCGGAGGGCCCTGGAGCGGCCAGCCGGGCCGGATGTGCTCTCGCCGGAGAAGCTGCTGGCGCGAGCGAAGCGCCATCCACAGGCGCTCGATGTACTGCGGCTGGCGGTAAAGCTGCACCCGAGTGCGGCGTCGTTGTGGCAGGCCCTGGCGGCTCGGGAGCAGGAGATGGGTGACCCCAAGGAAGCCCGGGCGGCGCTGGAGCGGGTGAAGGAGCTGACGCCCTCCCCTCCCATGCTCCAGAGCACACCTACGCCGTAG
- a CDS encoding MBL fold metallo-hydrolase, which translates to MERPYIHQLKLGPMDNFVYLVGVQGSPEVLVVDPAWEVGAIEQALAEQGKQLVGAFVSHCHKDHINGLPELLARHDVPVYAQREEVAFSEDLRSLAGDALKAVGPGEAIPVGSRSFQALHTPGHTPGSHCLLAGDALVSGDTLFINGCGRCDLRGGSPEDMYRSLSQVLLKVPDETRLWPGHDYAEVPVAAMGEVRRTNPYFAFPDVAAFVAYRMRPRR; encoded by the coding sequence ATGGAGAGGCCTTACATCCATCAGCTCAAGCTCGGGCCGATGGACAACTTCGTCTACTTGGTGGGGGTGCAGGGGTCCCCCGAGGTGCTGGTGGTGGATCCGGCCTGGGAGGTGGGGGCGATCGAGCAGGCGCTGGCCGAGCAGGGCAAGCAGTTGGTGGGGGCGTTCGTGTCGCACTGCCACAAGGACCACATCAATGGGCTCCCGGAGCTGCTGGCCCGGCACGATGTGCCCGTGTACGCGCAGCGCGAGGAGGTGGCGTTCTCGGAGGATCTGCGCTCGCTGGCGGGCGACGCGCTGAAGGCGGTGGGGCCAGGAGAGGCCATTCCGGTGGGAAGCCGGAGCTTCCAGGCGCTGCACACGCCGGGGCATACGCCGGGCTCGCACTGCCTGCTGGCGGGGGATGCGCTGGTGTCCGGGGACACGCTCTTCATCAATGGATGCGGGCGGTGCGACTTGAGGGGCGGCAGCCCGGAGGACATGTACCGGTCGCTGAGCCAGGTGCTGCTGAAGGTGCCGGACGAGACGCGGCTGTGGCCGGGGCATGACTACGCGGAGGTGCCGGTGGCGGCGATGGGGGAGGTGCGGCGCACGAACCCCTACTTCGCTTTCCCGGACGTGGCCGCCTTCGTGGCGTACCGGATGCGCCCTCGCCGGTGA
- a CDS encoding M50 family metallopeptidase — protein sequence MQTASGAKLDKGRVALLLVFLGLGWFFWDSPLLRPVKLLVVMMHESGHAIASLIVGGSVDKITLKADESGACFSMLPPGVLRQVIVFSAGYLGSAVMGAVLLLATFRFRLRRLVLGAACVWLAVMGLLYARDMFTLAFCLGTSVVLGLAAKFLPEGAVEVVNLFLAAFTALYALFDFRSDLWDSRVRDISDAALLSQQTWVPAIIWAVIWTLMGVSLLGWAAYKSMHADPRSPQMRMPPLSSARRS from the coding sequence ATGCAGACCGCGAGCGGAGCCAAGCTGGACAAGGGGCGAGTGGCCTTGCTGCTCGTGTTTCTAGGCCTGGGCTGGTTCTTCTGGGACTCGCCCCTCTTGCGGCCCGTGAAGCTGCTGGTGGTGATGATGCACGAGAGCGGGCACGCGATCGCCAGCCTGATCGTCGGCGGCTCGGTGGACAAGATCACCCTGAAGGCGGACGAGTCCGGGGCGTGCTTCTCCATGCTGCCACCGGGGGTATTGCGGCAGGTGATCGTCTTCTCGGCAGGCTACCTGGGCAGCGCGGTGATGGGAGCGGTGCTGCTGCTGGCGACCTTCCGGTTCCGGCTGCGACGGCTCGTGCTGGGCGCGGCGTGCGTCTGGCTGGCGGTGATGGGGCTGCTGTACGCGCGAGACATGTTCACGCTGGCCTTCTGCCTGGGCACGTCGGTGGTGCTGGGGCTGGCGGCGAAGTTCCTCCCAGAGGGAGCGGTGGAGGTGGTGAACCTCTTCCTGGCGGCCTTCACGGCCCTGTACGCGCTGTTCGACTTCCGGAGCGATCTCTGGGACAGCCGGGTGCGGGACATCAGCGACGCGGCACTGCTGTCGCAGCAAACGTGGGTGCCCGCCATCATCTGGGCGGTGATCTGGACGCTGATGGGAGTCAGCCTCTTGGGTTGGGCCGCATACAAGTCGATGCACGCGGACCCCCGGTCCCCGCAGATGCGCATGCCGCCGCTGTCCTCGGCCCGACGCTCCTGA
- a CDS encoding serine/threonine-protein kinase, translated as MSSYTVLHFALAGAFFVLALLHFATWAAVRSQAVQLWLASSFLGFAVLSMATGLTSYQAGVLTADTRPWLLLGVLPSIPLPYTLLRTVWSLLDVPLTRWRRALLGVALVIGAVRVLDVAWSLLRVAAPEGILEAPAPAAAGLSLPLFWLLATCVAGTWAFEAVRLLKRRGAMAVAVLAASFFALLLLGRELAIDVGWLPGRPLFVLVGLPFLLLASTSLAILTARSLRGADLGTGIHRYRRLTQLGRGGMGEVWLAVRTGRAGFHRLVVLKRMLENDADDPAVQVQRFIGEARTSARLHHPNIVSVYDLGQIDGAWFIVMEYLSGVNALDLVRRVEKGGSLPLEVIVEICQQSLRGLAYAHEQGVIHRDISADNLFVSFDGVVKVVDFGIAHRAGEAQEQVLSTTSSPMPSEPRLTQVGLVIGKAPYMPPERREGGEATASGDLFALGCVLYELLFGALPDVSAESLQLPRLERPEAPAAAQRLRQVLAVALHPQLERRFADARAFQRALDPVRNELPAVELERWLRENFSERWTRERGLLELSDPTPAEVEALRTREQPPQPSAADQTTQIIEPGAPKPPSEQETRVQPRAPGAQRR; from the coding sequence GTGTCCTCCTACACCGTGCTGCACTTCGCGCTCGCGGGTGCGTTCTTCGTCCTCGCCCTCTTGCACTTCGCCACCTGGGCCGCAGTGCGCTCCCAAGCGGTTCAGCTCTGGCTCGCCTCAAGCTTCCTCGGGTTCGCCGTGCTCAGCATGGCGACCGGCCTGACCAGCTACCAAGCCGGTGTCCTGACCGCCGATACACGCCCCTGGCTCCTCCTCGGCGTCCTTCCTTCCATTCCCCTCCCCTACACCCTCCTTCGCACCGTCTGGTCGCTGCTGGATGTCCCGCTCACACGGTGGCGACGCGCCCTGCTGGGAGTGGCCCTCGTCATCGGTGCGGTGCGAGTGCTGGATGTGGCGTGGTCCCTCCTCAGAGTGGCCGCGCCAGAGGGAATCTTGGAAGCGCCCGCGCCTGCCGCCGCAGGACTGAGCCTTCCCCTGTTCTGGCTGCTCGCCACCTGTGTCGCCGGAACCTGGGCCTTCGAAGCCGTCCGGCTCCTGAAGCGCCGCGGCGCGATGGCCGTGGCCGTGCTCGCCGCCTCCTTCTTCGCGCTCCTGCTCCTCGGCCGTGAGCTCGCCATTGACGTGGGCTGGCTCCCGGGGCGTCCCCTCTTCGTGCTCGTGGGCCTCCCCTTCCTGCTCCTCGCCTCCACCTCGCTCGCCATTCTCACCGCGCGCTCGCTCCGGGGCGCGGACCTCGGCACCGGCATTCACCGCTACCGACGGCTCACCCAGCTCGGACGCGGCGGCATGGGTGAGGTGTGGCTCGCGGTACGCACCGGGCGCGCGGGGTTCCACCGGCTCGTCGTCCTCAAGCGAATGCTGGAGAATGACGCCGACGACCCGGCGGTCCAGGTCCAGCGATTCATCGGCGAAGCCCGTACCTCCGCGCGCCTCCATCATCCGAACATCGTCTCGGTCTACGATCTCGGGCAGATCGACGGTGCCTGGTTCATCGTCATGGAGTACCTGAGCGGCGTGAACGCGCTCGACCTCGTCCGGCGCGTTGAAAAAGGAGGCTCGCTGCCGCTCGAGGTCATCGTCGAGATCTGCCAGCAGTCCCTGCGCGGGCTCGCCTACGCACACGAGCAGGGCGTGATCCATCGCGACATCAGCGCGGACAACCTCTTCGTGTCATTTGACGGGGTGGTGAAGGTCGTCGACTTCGGAATTGCCCATCGCGCTGGAGAGGCCCAGGAGCAAGTCCTCTCGACAACCTCCAGCCCCATGCCGTCGGAGCCGCGGCTCACGCAGGTCGGCCTCGTCATTGGAAAGGCCCCGTACATGCCGCCTGAGCGACGCGAGGGAGGCGAGGCAACCGCTTCCGGCGATCTCTTCGCGCTCGGCTGTGTCCTCTACGAGCTGCTGTTCGGCGCGCTCCCCGATGTCTCCGCTGAGAGCCTCCAGCTGCCGCGTCTGGAGCGGCCTGAGGCACCCGCCGCAGCCCAGCGGCTCCGGCAGGTTCTCGCCGTCGCGCTTCACCCCCAACTGGAGCGGCGCTTCGCCGACGCAAGGGCCTTTCAGCGAGCGCTCGATCCGGTCCGGAACGAGCTGCCGGCGGTAGAGCTCGAGCGCTGGCTGCGCGAAAACTTCTCGGAGCGATGGACGCGCGAACGAGGGCTCTTGGAGCTCAGCGATCCCACGCCCGCCGAAGTGGAGGCGCTGCGCACGCGCGAGCAGCCCCCGCAGCCCAGCGCCGCAGACCAGACCACGCAGATCATCGAGCCCGGAGCACCCAAGCCCCCCAGTGAGCAGGAGACACGCGTGCAGCCGCGTGCCCCCGGAGCCCAGCGCCGCTGA
- a CDS encoding imm11 family protein: MASDVSASPRFFVLKDELFGSHDTKFSTVEPIHLGDAHRCPQCGEPIGMLPQVPPFRGVLELYGAALGDFVESSGYDFLISERMAEAFRAEGLTGLLGFHPVEVVRVHRKRRGPIPSTVPRYFAVTACFGRGAVDEARSLIRRDEPVTCPECRGSGADTIHGFTLEPGTWQGEDIFRPRGLRGDIVVSERFAEFVQRHGFTNMKLTPIEQFVWDPGHKGPPAPSS; this comes from the coding sequence ATGGCTTCTGACGTCTCTGCAAGCCCGCGCTTTTTCGTGCTCAAGGATGAGCTGTTCGGGAGCCACGACACCAAGTTCAGCACGGTCGAGCCGATCCATCTAGGCGATGCCCACCGTTGCCCGCAGTGCGGTGAGCCTATCGGCATGTTGCCCCAAGTACCGCCCTTCCGAGGCGTGCTTGAGTTGTATGGAGCGGCCCTGGGGGACTTCGTTGAGTCGAGTGGCTATGACTTTCTCATCTCCGAGCGGATGGCTGAGGCCTTTCGAGCCGAAGGGCTGACAGGACTGCTCGGCTTCCATCCCGTCGAAGTAGTCCGGGTGCACAGAAAGCGCAGGGGACCCATTCCCAGTACGGTTCCCCGCTACTTCGCCGTCACCGCCTGCTTCGGGCGCGGAGCCGTCGACGAGGCACGCAGCCTCATCCGCCGCGATGAACCGGTAACGTGCCCGGAGTGTCGCGGCAGTGGCGCCGACACCATCCATGGCTTCACCCTGGAGCCGGGGACCTGGCAAGGGGAGGACATCTTCCGCCCCCGTGGCCTTCGAGGGGACATTGTCGTCTCCGAGCGCTTCGCCGAGTTCGTCCAGCGCCACGGCTTCACGAACATGAAGCTGACGCCCATCGAGCAGTTCGTCTGGGATCCGGGCCACAAGGGGCCACCAGCCCCTTCCTCCTGA
- a CDS encoding esterase, translated as MPAAEPPADRDAVRLAAARTIARALAPLPSRRLPEPSRQDQELFKLATVLKAPGSVIENPCTEWAGPFCARSSLDPFFTSLDNLRAGSAASRVTVAAFGNSLIAADRIVDVVRDDLMNLFGNGGRGLLLVDRIADYGARVRTGTSADGWQVYTVGDVKPSPVPIGLSGVVHVSNAPRARSRFAIKGETQGSLFWLDKGAGPIELRVDGKPLVQTEPKNDGHSQLTEFTLPEGAKTLELIAHKKGTIIQGLVLDRPGAGLVLDTLGVPAADASLFLTADEEAVTQQLGTRSPALVLIMLGGNEVKRLQWKRSTMDKVERDLHGFIQRVKLGSPTSACLLVGPLDAVLGPDASKPFQQRADLLEVIELERKIALAEGCAFFDLFAAMGGTGSLQRFHTKGLVHDDLVHPRGKGLDLLGALISDALLKSWSETPRAEQPEALVAAWTTLLGGAPLSNEVDPWRRAPPVALIPGDPKDPMAGGIQRLLAAARAWTPRSEEARWLVLDSGTAQPLPQPLAKDGLATLRCASLVPASNLAWEGEPCLPVTLPPLPEDLQDPMDRGGTVGAWLLAELVRQDSMLTTAESTP; from the coding sequence CGGCGGCCCGGACCATCGCGCGTGCGCTGGCGCCCTTGCCCTCGCGGCGACTGCCCGAGCCCTCGCGGCAGGACCAGGAGCTCTTCAAGCTGGCCACCGTGCTCAAGGCCCCGGGTAGCGTCATCGAGAATCCGTGCACCGAGTGGGCGGGCCCGTTCTGCGCGCGCAGCTCGCTGGATCCATTCTTCACCTCGCTGGACAACCTTCGCGCGGGAAGCGCGGCTTCGAGAGTGACAGTGGCGGCGTTCGGCAACTCGCTGATCGCGGCGGACCGCATCGTGGACGTCGTCCGGGATGATCTGATGAACCTGTTTGGGAACGGGGGCCGGGGGCTGCTCCTGGTGGACCGGATCGCGGACTACGGCGCGAGGGTCCGCACGGGCACGTCAGCGGACGGGTGGCAGGTGTACACGGTGGGGGACGTCAAACCCTCTCCCGTGCCCATCGGGCTCTCGGGGGTGGTGCACGTCTCGAATGCGCCGCGAGCGCGCTCGCGCTTCGCCATCAAGGGCGAGACGCAGGGCTCCCTCTTCTGGCTGGACAAGGGAGCGGGCCCGATCGAGCTGCGCGTGGATGGCAAGCCGCTGGTGCAGACCGAGCCGAAGAATGACGGCCACTCACAGCTCACGGAGTTCACGCTGCCGGAGGGCGCGAAGACGCTGGAGCTCATCGCTCACAAGAAGGGCACGATCATCCAGGGCCTGGTGCTGGATCGTCCGGGAGCGGGGCTGGTGCTGGACACGCTGGGAGTGCCGGCAGCGGACGCGAGCCTCTTCCTCACGGCGGATGAAGAGGCGGTGACGCAGCAGCTCGGCACGCGGTCTCCGGCGCTGGTGCTGATCATGCTGGGAGGCAACGAGGTGAAGAGACTGCAGTGGAAGCGCTCGACGATGGACAAAGTGGAGCGCGACCTGCACGGGTTCATCCAGCGCGTGAAGCTGGGCTCTCCCACCTCGGCGTGCCTGCTGGTGGGGCCGCTGGATGCGGTGCTGGGCCCGGACGCGTCGAAGCCATTCCAGCAGCGGGCCGACCTGCTCGAAGTCATCGAGCTGGAGCGAAAGATCGCACTGGCCGAGGGCTGTGCGTTCTTCGACTTGTTCGCGGCGATGGGAGGCACGGGTTCGCTGCAGCGCTTCCACACCAAGGGGCTGGTGCACGACGATCTGGTGCACCCGCGAGGCAAGGGGCTGGACCTGCTGGGAGCGCTGATCTCGGACGCACTGCTGAAGTCCTGGTCGGAGACGCCGCGCGCCGAGCAGCCCGAGGCGCTGGTGGCGGCCTGGACCACGCTGCTGGGCGGAGCCCCCCTCTCCAACGAGGTGGATCCCTGGAGGCGGGCCCCACCGGTGGCGCTCATTCCAGGCGATCCGAAGGATCCGATGGCGGGAGGCATCCAGCGGCTGCTCGCGGCGGCGAGGGCCTGGACGCCGCGCTCGGAGGAGGCGCGCTGGCTCGTGCTGGACTCGGGGACTGCGCAGCCGCTGCCCCAGCCGCTGGCGAAGGACGGACTGGCGACGCTGCGCTGTGCCTCGCTGGTGCCCGCGAGCAACCTGGCTTGGGAAGGTGAGCCTTGCCTCCCGGTGACGCTGCCTCCCCTGCCCGAGGACCTCCAGGATCCGATGGATCGCGGTGGGACGGTGGGGGCCTGGCTGCTGGCGGAGCTGGTCCGGCAGGACTCGATGCTCACGACGGCGGAGAGCACGCCCTGA
- a CDS encoding S46 family peptidase, whose translation MKKTLLLLLLVAAPALAGEGKWTPQQVLELDPSWLKAQGLEVPPQRLWDPKRGTGLLAGAVNVGGCSGAFISSTGLIITNHHCVFSIVQEHSTPQRDLITQGYLATSREAELPGKGARVQVPRSFTDVTKEVLAAVPAGADDLTRYKAIERKQKELVAACEKRPATRCQVSTFDGGLQYVLVDAVELMDVRLVYAPPRAVGEYGGEEDNWMWPRHTGDFSIIRAYTAPDGSAAPYSDKNEAYKAEFFFPLATQGVKPGDFAMVLGYPGTTYRALLADEMAQRQSRVYPRIIDVYGESIRILEEVGEKDPAGKIAVASTLKSLHNRYKNSGGQLAGLKRGRIIEKQREAEETVARWVEKNGKFPEAQRARTELLSSLKDTDKTFEREFLLSNLRAGARGVSMAVTLSRLSRERAKPDLEREPEFMEREQPRLKDQLEREQKNLFLPAELRLFQAFVKRALALGPEERIAAVDKHFGAKATEKQVAAKVATMYAGTKVLTLADRLAMFGETEAQLTARKDPLLAFGLELAKEVTELDELRDRREGAALRLRPEWRKAVLAQAGKPVAPDANSTLRVTFAKVQGYSPRDGVIYTPQTTLTGMVAKHTGAEPFNVPAKVLAAVEAKKLGPWVDPALKDVPVDFLADADTTGGNSGSPTVNGKGELVGVNFDRVWENVANDFGYNPDVARNVNVDVRYVLWMLDQVEDADALLRELGVRKGPATVKEAR comes from the coding sequence ATGAAGAAGACACTCCTGCTCCTCCTTCTGGTTGCAGCCCCGGCCCTCGCCGGAGAGGGAAAGTGGACCCCCCAGCAAGTCCTCGAGCTCGATCCCTCCTGGCTCAAGGCCCAGGGATTGGAAGTCCCGCCTCAGCGGCTGTGGGACCCCAAGCGGGGAACGGGGCTCCTGGCGGGCGCTGTGAACGTGGGTGGGTGCTCGGGCGCTTTCATCTCCTCCACCGGCCTGATCATCACCAACCACCACTGCGTCTTCTCCATCGTCCAGGAGCACAGCACCCCCCAGCGGGACCTGATCACCCAGGGCTACCTCGCCACGAGCCGCGAGGCGGAGCTTCCCGGCAAGGGCGCTCGCGTCCAGGTGCCTCGCAGCTTCACGGACGTCACGAAGGAGGTGCTGGCCGCGGTGCCTGCCGGCGCGGATGACCTGACGCGCTACAAGGCCATCGAGCGCAAGCAGAAGGAGCTCGTCGCCGCGTGCGAGAAGCGCCCGGCCACCCGCTGCCAGGTGTCCACCTTCGATGGCGGGCTCCAGTACGTGCTGGTGGACGCGGTGGAGCTGATGGACGTGCGGCTCGTCTACGCCCCGCCGCGCGCTGTGGGCGAGTACGGCGGCGAGGAGGACAACTGGATGTGGCCTCGCCACACCGGCGACTTCTCGATCATCCGCGCCTATACGGCTCCGGATGGCTCGGCCGCGCCGTACAGCGACAAGAACGAGGCGTACAAGGCCGAGTTCTTCTTCCCGCTGGCCACCCAGGGCGTGAAGCCCGGGGACTTCGCGATGGTGCTCGGCTACCCGGGCACCACCTACCGAGCGCTGCTGGCCGATGAGATGGCTCAGCGCCAGTCGCGCGTGTATCCGCGCATTATCGACGTGTACGGCGAGTCCATCCGCATCCTCGAGGAGGTGGGCGAGAAGGACCCCGCTGGAAAGATCGCCGTCGCCTCCACGCTCAAGAGCCTGCACAACCGCTACAAGAACTCGGGCGGCCAGCTCGCGGGGCTCAAGCGCGGGCGCATCATCGAGAAGCAGCGCGAGGCCGAGGAGACCGTGGCCCGCTGGGTGGAGAAGAACGGCAAGTTCCCCGAGGCCCAGCGCGCCCGCACGGAGCTGCTCTCCTCGCTGAAGGACACGGACAAGACGTTCGAGCGCGAGTTCCTCCTCAGCAACCTCCGGGCGGGCGCGCGCGGTGTGTCCATGGCGGTGACGCTGTCGCGGCTGTCGCGCGAGCGGGCCAAGCCGGATCTGGAGCGCGAGCCTGAGTTCATGGAGCGCGAGCAGCCCCGGCTCAAGGACCAGCTCGAGCGCGAGCAGAAGAACCTCTTCCTCCCCGCCGAGCTGCGCCTGTTCCAGGCCTTCGTGAAGCGCGCCCTGGCGCTCGGGCCCGAGGAGCGCATCGCGGCGGTGGACAAGCACTTCGGCGCCAAGGCCACGGAGAAGCAGGTAGCCGCGAAGGTCGCCACCATGTACGCGGGCACAAAGGTGCTCACGCTCGCGGACCGCCTGGCCATGTTCGGGGAGACCGAGGCCCAGCTCACCGCGCGCAAGGATCCGTTGCTGGCTTTTGGGCTGGAGCTGGCGAAGGAGGTGACCGAGCTGGACGAGCTGAGGGATCGCCGGGAGGGCGCCGCGTTGCGGCTGCGTCCCGAGTGGCGCAAGGCCGTGCTGGCCCAGGCGGGCAAGCCCGTGGCGCCGGATGCCAACAGCACCCTGCGGGTGACCTTCGCCAAGGTGCAGGGCTATTCGCCGCGCGATGGCGTCATCTACACCCCGCAGACCACGCTCACGGGCATGGTTGCCAAGCACACGGGCGCCGAGCCCTTCAACGTGCCGGCGAAGGTGCTCGCGGCGGTTGAGGCGAAGAAGCTCGGCCCCTGGGTGGATCCGGCGCTCAAGGACGTGCCCGTGGACTTCCTGGCGGACGCGGACACCACGGGCGGCAACTCGGGCAGCCCTACGGTGAACGGCAAGGGCGAGCTGGTGGGTGTGAACTTCGACCGCGTCTGGGAGAACGTGGCCAATGATTTCGGCTACAACCCGGATGTGGCCCGCAACGTGAACGTGGACGTGCGCTACGTGCTGTGGATGCTGGATCAGGTGGAGGACGCGGATGCGCTGCTGCGCGAGCTGGGCGTGCGCAAGGGGCCCGCTACCGTCAAGGAGGCACGCTGA